The following are encoded in a window of Fretibacter rubidus genomic DNA:
- a CDS encoding SDR family oxidoreductase, with translation MKTAVVTGSASGIGACVKGRLKAQGYNVIGIDLRGASINADLSTPEGRKDAVDQAQEMSVGKIDRLVLAAGLGGHIADGALVAKVNYFGAVAILDGLKDALMATSGRCVVICSNSAQMFMDSENPIITALLEGDEDAAMTVIGNQDGTKTYATSKHALTRAVRRRSAQWGQDGITLNAIAPGQTATPMQKGAAEHPTIGKAVAGIPIPKKRLASPDEMAGVIEFMLSDAADYMQGSVIYVDGGTDAQLRPDGF, from the coding sequence ATGAAGACAGCAGTTGTTACGGGCTCAGCCTCCGGCATTGGTGCATGCGTTAAAGGTAGACTGAAAGCGCAGGGCTATAATGTCATAGGCATCGACCTGAGAGGCGCCTCTATTAATGCCGATTTATCCACGCCGGAAGGTCGTAAGGACGCCGTTGACCAAGCACAGGAAATGTCAGTCGGAAAAATTGACCGCCTTGTTCTTGCCGCGGGCTTGGGAGGTCATATTGCGGATGGAGCGCTTGTCGCAAAGGTTAATTATTTTGGCGCTGTCGCTATATTGGACGGCCTGAAAGATGCGCTAATGGCGACATCAGGCCGATGCGTTGTCATTTGTTCTAATTCCGCGCAAATGTTTATGGATTCGGAAAATCCCATCATTACGGCCCTATTAGAAGGCGACGAAGATGCAGCCATGACAGTTATTGGCAATCAAGACGGTACGAAAACTTATGCTACATCCAAGCATGCTTTAACGCGTGCTGTTCGCCGCCGTTCTGCACAATGGGGCCAAGATGGAATCACGCTTAACGCGATTGCGCCCGGCCAAACAGCGACCCCTATGCAAAAAGGCGCTGCTGAACATCCAACAATTGGCAAAGCTGTGGCAGGCATACCCATACCGAAAAAGCGTCTCGCCTCGCCTGATGAAATGGCTGGCGTTATCGAATTTATGCTCTCAGACGCCGCTGATTATATGCAAGGTAGCGTTATTTATGTTGATGGTGGCACAGACGCACAGTTAAGGCCTGACGGGTTTTAA
- a CDS encoding amidohydrolase family protein, with the protein MAYPKDIRIIDTMMGILDSDDRSDWFASFRPLTKDPEALKSYDMPAEYMFKSIPNTEGVTDFLPWTIEQMDKHNIERGMAGWSDTPMNRRAKEEYPDRFIFDLGINPNNGTEECKKIRRLHADGIISAVSCFPAGTFPQVPIDHKNMWPIYATCEELGLPIFLNVGVPGPRIPMTTQKVERLDEVCWFFPTLKVVMRHGAEPWDDLAWKLMLKWPNLYYSTSGFAPKYYPKSIINFANTRGADKIIYAGYFPMGLSLDRIFNDMENVGFKDHVWPKFLRENALKVLNLGDK; encoded by the coding sequence ATGGCTTATCCTAAAGATATTCGCATTATTGATACAATGATGGGCATTCTCGACTCAGATGATAGGTCTGATTGGTTTGCGTCTTTTCGTCCTCTGACCAAAGATCCCGAAGCGCTCAAGTCCTATGATATGCCTGCAGAATATATGTTCAAAAGCATTCCAAACACCGAAGGTGTGACTGACTTCCTGCCTTGGACAATTGAGCAAATGGATAAGCATAACATTGAACGTGGCATGGCGGGCTGGAGCGATACGCCAATGAACCGCCGTGCTAAAGAAGAGTATCCTGACCGTTTTATTTTCGACCTGGGCATTAATCCAAACAATGGTACCGAAGAATGTAAGAAAATACGAAGGCTTCATGCTGACGGGATTATCTCTGCCGTGTCATGCTTTCCTGCAGGCACATTTCCGCAAGTCCCAATTGATCATAAGAACATGTGGCCGATTTACGCGACCTGCGAAGAACTAGGCTTGCCCATTTTTCTTAACGTCGGTGTGCCCGGGCCGCGTATTCCTATGACAACACAAAAAGTCGAACGTCTTGACGAGGTCTGTTGGTTTTTCCCGACGCTAAAAGTTGTTATGCGTCACGGCGCAGAGCCTTGGGACGATTTAGCGTGGAAATTAATGCTGAAATGGCCGAACCTTTATTATTCGACAAGCGGCTTTGCCCCAAAGTACTATCCCAAATCTATTATCAATTTTGCCAATACGCGCGGCGCAGACAAAATTATATATGCCGGCTATTTCCCGATGGGACTTAGCTTGGATCGGATTTTTAACGATATGGAAAATGTGGGCTTTAAAGACCATGTTTGGCCGAAATTCTTGCGCGAAAATGCGCTCAAAGTCCTCAATCTCGGAGATAAATAA
- a CDS encoding TonB-dependent receptor has product MKSMHLGKLSLALLSSASMAVIATPAFAQVSLDEIVVTAQKRVENLQDVPLAVSAISAEKIEQLGIDSAQDLSGLAPNVTIIGGTTSLGAAVVSIRGINSPATETFGIDTSNGIYIDGVYIARSAANGLDTLDLERVEVLRGPQGTLFGRNTTGGAISFISKDPSEDFGVKAEFGIGNYGAWHGKGTVNFGKIGNDAEVAGLRTSLSYSHRQRDGVVDNILEEDDSKDPGARNTDSIRFAALLDIDDTASLRYIADYSKVNGRAAAFQLTNAANAGFRPNLESNGVAFTQTQQQGSPLGAIAQANFLQAGCAALSAPLRDERREEICLDKDGNASEEVLGHSLVFTKDFGNAVLKSTTGYRQWDSIVESSDLDGLGTIESAVFSNATLFNGMPESLLQFIPSIPAAFRPFIANAPLATTTQGGFDTNNVREHSQFSQELELSGNTDTLDWVVGAFYFKEDGTERNPQNSGFTLDTNNIFLANFGGLGPGFVAANPAQYRTVVTQAILDYQAESESKAVYGQFTFRPTSFDNRLSLTVGGRYTEDTKELTKFQDGTAPLAQINTGEDDFNKFTWNVMAGYDMSDEVNLYARVATGYRSGGFNASDKPASGSTTIGGFDEETVTSYEAGFKSEFFDNRVRLNAAAYFNDYKDLVVVSPVNDPDSGTFGTRFNNAGSVEYLGFEIEGQALITDNFSIDGNLGYIDIDFKELLAGTPVVGTAPVDIAQFVNPQYTSPLTYNLAANWQQSLNWRGSELKARVGYTHEDGKYSFLSSIASPFNEEIKGDDRDIVDAQIGIYDIDFGGSVASVQFWGKNLTDSDDFVRGVDFGPLGYAGGYFADPRTYGMTVGVQF; this is encoded by the coding sequence ATGAAATCGATGCATCTTGGAAAACTATCACTGGCGCTATTGTCATCAGCAAGTATGGCGGTGATTGCGACACCCGCTTTTGCGCAAGTTAGTCTTGATGAAATTGTGGTAACAGCCCAGAAACGCGTTGAAAATTTGCAAGACGTTCCTCTAGCAGTTAGCGCAATCAGTGCAGAAAAGATTGAGCAACTTGGTATTGACAGTGCGCAGGACCTAAGTGGTCTTGCTCCCAATGTGACAATTATCGGAGGTACAACTAGCTTGGGGGCGGCCGTTGTCTCTATTCGCGGCATTAACTCGCCAGCGACTGAAACCTTCGGTATCGATACGTCTAATGGTATTTACATTGACGGTGTATACATTGCCCGCTCGGCGGCAAACGGATTAGATACCCTTGATTTAGAACGCGTTGAGGTGCTTCGTGGCCCACAGGGTACGCTATTTGGTCGCAATACGACAGGGGGCGCTATTAGCTTTATATCAAAGGATCCCTCGGAGGACTTTGGCGTTAAGGCTGAATTTGGCATTGGCAATTATGGCGCTTGGCACGGTAAAGGTACCGTGAATTTTGGTAAGATTGGTAATGACGCAGAAGTTGCCGGTTTACGCACAAGTTTATCCTACTCACACCGTCAACGTGATGGTGTTGTTGATAATATTCTTGAAGAGGATGACAGCAAAGATCCCGGCGCCCGTAACACTGACTCGATCCGTTTTGCAGCACTGCTAGACATTGATGATACAGCAAGCTTGCGTTACATCGCAGACTATTCAAAAGTGAATGGCCGGGCGGCAGCTTTCCAGCTGACGAATGCAGCTAATGCAGGATTTCGCCCTAATCTCGAATCAAATGGTGTGGCTTTCACTCAAACACAACAGCAGGGCAGTCCGCTAGGGGCTATCGCGCAAGCTAATTTCTTACAAGCAGGTTGCGCAGCCTTGTCGGCCCCGCTTCGTGATGAGCGTCGTGAGGAGATTTGTTTGGACAAAGACGGGAACGCATCAGAAGAAGTTTTAGGTCATAGTCTCGTATTCACAAAAGATTTTGGTAATGCCGTGCTAAAATCAACAACAGGTTATCGCCAGTGGGATAGTATTGTTGAGAGCTCTGATCTGGACGGGCTAGGAACTATCGAATCTGCAGTGTTCTCAAACGCAACATTGTTCAATGGCATGCCCGAATCGCTCCTGCAATTCATCCCATCTATACCTGCAGCCTTTCGCCCTTTCATTGCGAATGCGCCACTTGCGACAACGACACAAGGTGGCTTTGACACCAACAATGTACGTGAACACTCTCAATTCAGCCAAGAACTTGAGCTGAGCGGTAATACAGATACGCTCGATTGGGTTGTGGGCGCTTTCTATTTCAAAGAAGACGGTACAGAGCGTAACCCACAAAACAGTGGCTTTACACTGGATACCAACAACATTTTCCTTGCGAATTTCGGAGGTCTCGGCCCTGGATTTGTTGCGGCAAATCCTGCGCAATATCGGACTGTCGTCACCCAAGCTATTTTAGATTATCAAGCGGAGAGCGAATCAAAAGCTGTATATGGCCAATTTACATTCCGTCCTACGAGCTTTGATAATCGTTTGAGTTTGACTGTGGGTGGACGTTACACTGAAGACACGAAGGAGCTAACCAAGTTCCAAGACGGCACGGCGCCTCTCGCTCAGATAAATACGGGTGAAGATGACTTCAACAAGTTCACATGGAATGTGATGGCGGGCTATGACATGTCTGACGAAGTTAATCTTTATGCACGTGTCGCTACGGGTTATCGTTCTGGCGGATTTAATGCGAGTGATAAGCCCGCGTCTGGCAGTACGACTATTGGCGGTTTTGACGAAGAGACTGTGACGTCATATGAGGCTGGTTTCAAGTCGGAGTTCTTTGATAATCGCGTTCGCCTGAATGCGGCGGCCTATTTCAATGATTACAAAGATCTTGTTGTCGTCAGCCCTGTAAACGACCCTGACTCTGGTACATTCGGAACACGCTTTAATAATGCGGGTTCAGTAGAATATTTGGGATTTGAAATCGAAGGTCAAGCGTTGATCACGGATAACTTCTCAATCGATGGGAATCTTGGTTACATTGACATTGACTTCAAAGAATTATTGGCTGGTACACCAGTTGTCGGCACTGCGCCGGTAGACATTGCTCAATTTGTTAATCCACAATATACGTCGCCTCTAACTTATAATCTGGCAGCGAATTGGCAGCAGTCCCTAAATTGGAGAGGGTCGGAACTCAAGGCACGCGTTGGCTATACACATGAGGACGGAAAATACAGCTTCTTATCTTCAATTGCCTCACCCTTTAACGAAGAAATTAAAGGTGATGATCGTGATATCGTTGATGCTCAAATTGGTATTTATGACATTGATTTTGGTGGCTCTGTGGCAAGCGTTCAATTTTGGGGTAAAAATCTTACAGACTCTGATGACTTTGTGCGCGGCGTTGACTTTGGGCCACTCGGATATGCTGGTGGCTACTTTGCTGATCCGAGAACATATGGCATGACAGTCGGCGTTCAGTTCTAA
- a CDS encoding acyl-CoA dehydrogenase family protein, with protein sequence MKLGFTPEQEAFRKEAAAWLEEKMSGDFADIRYERTVFGKIERRRDWERTLGAEGWSVIGYPKEYGGREANIAEQVIFAEEYARSGAPGRSGHIGVELAGPTLLHFGTKEQQDKFIPDMVSGKTLWAQGYSEPGAGSDLSNVRTKARLENGKWIIDGQKIWTSGAQFADWIFVLARTEPGTKGPKGLSFLLVPMRQDGITVRPIKQITGESEFNETFFDSAVTDAENIVGGEGNGWKVAMGLLAFERGVGTLGQLTAFQREFDAMIDLAKENGTAQDPLIRQRIGEAFTGLKVMRHSSLRMLSDESASLQPAAMTYKLYWSAWHKSFTELCLDVAGLSSFTMDGDDYDLPEMPYIYLTARADSIYGGTNQIQRNIVSEHALGMPREPRGKS encoded by the coding sequence ATGAAACTTGGCTTTACACCAGAACAAGAAGCCTTTCGCAAAGAAGCCGCCGCATGGCTAGAAGAAAAGATGTCAGGCGATTTTGCTGATATCCGCTACGAACGCACTGTTTTTGGTAAAATAGAACGCCGTCGTGATTGGGAACGTACGTTAGGGGCCGAAGGGTGGAGCGTTATCGGCTATCCGAAAGAATATGGCGGCCGCGAAGCGAACATTGCTGAGCAAGTCATTTTTGCCGAAGAATATGCACGCTCTGGCGCACCGGGCCGTTCGGGCCACATCGGTGTTGAACTCGCTGGGCCCACACTTCTGCATTTCGGCACCAAAGAGCAACAGGATAAATTCATTCCCGATATGGTGTCCGGAAAGACACTTTGGGCACAGGGCTATTCTGAACCCGGAGCCGGTTCCGACCTGTCAAATGTGCGTACAAAAGCACGTCTTGAAAATGGCAAATGGATTATTGATGGTCAAAAAATCTGGACGTCCGGCGCGCAATTTGCTGATTGGATATTCGTTCTCGCGAGAACAGAGCCGGGCACAAAAGGCCCGAAAGGGTTATCTTTCCTTCTCGTCCCTATGCGGCAAGACGGCATTACGGTTCGCCCCATTAAGCAAATCACCGGCGAGTCAGAGTTTAACGAAACTTTCTTTGATAGTGCTGTAACAGACGCAGAGAATATTGTTGGCGGCGAAGGTAATGGCTGGAAGGTCGCCATGGGCCTTCTCGCTTTTGAGCGCGGCGTGGGCACCTTAGGGCAACTCACAGCGTTTCAACGTGAATTTGACGCGATGATTGACCTCGCTAAAGAAAATGGAACAGCGCAAGACCCCCTCATTCGTCAACGTATTGGCGAGGCTTTTACAGGCTTGAAGGTGATGCGCCACAGTTCACTGCGCATGCTCTCTGATGAAAGCGCATCGCTTCAGCCAGCCGCAATGACATATAAACTCTATTGGTCAGCTTGGCATAAGAGCTTTACAGAGCTTTGCTTGGATGTCGCAGGGCTTTCGTCCTTTACTATGGACGGTGACGATTACGATTTACCAGAAATGCCTTATATCTATCTGACAGCACGCGCTGACTCGATCTATGGCGGCACTAATCAAATCCAAAGAAACATCGTATCTGAACATGCGTTGGGCATGCCGAGAGAACCACGCGGTAAGTCCTAG
- a CDS encoding FAD-dependent oxidoreductase has translation MEEMNVDVLVVGSGAGGLTAAITAHEHGAKVMVVEKSDMFGGTSATSGGGIWIPCNHLMAEHGETDTPEAALNYLKACIGDDVAEERIARYVDQAPKMLKFMEDKSEVKFTATPYADYFPDRPGGKDGWRTLDPLPMSATKLKGEFLNMREPHEQTAFGGFTLTVNEAKKIITRAPGWSKIMSRLVFLYRIDIPFRRKTKRHRRLCLGNALVGRCLVSAFKRKIPVLRETPFKSLIEKDGRVVGAIITRDGKDVKVNTSRGVILAAGGFESNPDMRAKYLPHSSNPDWSATPGTNTGDAHKAAAEIGATMTLMDAAWWGPSVRLPKRDRSRVLFVERALPGIYIVNGNGERFLNEAASYDEVGRQVQEHPLSTWVVFDRKAREKYAVGPLYPTAVMPDVAWGKSVKAVMKKADTIEELAALMGVDAEGLKATAEKVGRYSETGIDEDFGSGNNSYDRYYGDPTVKPNPCLAPISKGPFYAFQIFPGDIGTKGGVDVDVNAQALNAAGVPIGGLYATGNTASSVMGRTYPGAGSTLGPAMTFGYVAAKHMMRANA, from the coding sequence ATGGAAGAAATGAATGTAGACGTTTTGGTCGTAGGTAGCGGCGCAGGTGGCCTCACGGCGGCCATTACAGCCCATGAGCACGGGGCGAAAGTTATGGTTGTTGAAAAGTCAGATATGTTCGGCGGAACATCTGCGACATCCGGCGGCGGTATTTGGATCCCGTGCAACCACCTTATGGCCGAGCATGGCGAGACAGATACACCAGAAGCTGCGCTGAACTATTTGAAAGCGTGTATCGGGGATGATGTCGCCGAAGAGCGTATCGCCCGTTATGTCGACCAAGCGCCCAAAATGCTAAAGTTCATGGAGGATAAATCAGAGGTGAAGTTTACGGCCACGCCCTATGCTGATTATTTCCCTGATCGCCCCGGCGGTAAAGATGGCTGGCGGACACTTGATCCTCTACCGATGAGCGCGACAAAGCTGAAAGGTGAATTTTTAAATATGCGCGAACCGCATGAGCAAACAGCCTTTGGCGGCTTTACACTCACGGTCAATGAAGCCAAAAAAATAATCACTCGTGCGCCTGGCTGGTCTAAAATTATGTCCCGGCTAGTCTTTTTATACCGTATCGATATTCCGTTCCGCCGAAAGACAAAGCGTCACCGTCGTTTATGTCTAGGTAATGCGCTTGTCGGAAGGTGTCTTGTCTCTGCCTTTAAGCGCAAAATCCCGGTCCTTCGTGAAACGCCCTTTAAATCATTGATTGAGAAAGACGGACGCGTTGTTGGCGCGATTATTACGCGCGACGGCAAAGACGTAAAAGTCAATACGAGCCGCGGAGTTATTCTTGCGGCTGGCGGGTTTGAGAGCAATCCCGATATGCGGGCGAAATATTTACCACACTCCAGCAATCCTGATTGGTCTGCGACACCTGGTACAAACACGGGTGACGCCCACAAAGCAGCGGCCGAGATTGGCGCGACTATGACCTTAATGGATGCCGCGTGGTGGGGGCCATCTGTTCGCCTTCCTAAACGAGACCGCTCACGTGTTTTGTTTGTTGAGCGGGCTTTGCCAGGAATTTACATTGTAAACGGGAATGGAGAGCGTTTCCTAAATGAGGCAGCATCCTATGATGAAGTTGGCCGCCAAGTCCAAGAGCATCCACTATCAACTTGGGTTGTCTTCGATCGCAAAGCGCGCGAAAAATATGCCGTAGGTCCGCTTTATCCGACTGCGGTGATGCCTGATGTAGCATGGGGCAAATCTGTGAAGGCTGTTATGAAAAAGGCCGATACGATTGAAGAGCTTGCTGCGCTTATGGGCGTTGATGCCGAGGGCTTAAAAGCGACAGCTGAAAAGGTTGGGCGCTACTCAGAAACAGGCATTGATGAGGACTTTGGGTCGGGCAATAATAGTTATGACCGTTATTATGGTGACCCTACAGTTAAGCCAAATCCATGTCTTGCACCGATTTCAAAAGGGCCATTTTATGCTTTCCAAATTTTCCCAGGGGATATTGGGACAAAAGGTGGCGTTGACGTTGACGTGAATGCGCAAGCGTTGAACGCAGCCGGCGTGCCAATTGGCGGGCTTTATGCGACTGGAAATACAGCAAGCTCCGTTATGGGGCGAACTTATCCGGGAGCAGGGTCCACCTTAGGGCCTGCAATGACTTTTGGATATGTCGCTGCAAAGCATATGATGAGAGCAAATGCCTAA
- a CDS encoding SDR family NAD(P)-dependent oxidoreductase yields the protein MSKQFEGKVAIVTGGSDGIGKATAQLLADRGAHVVICARRAEKLEATKAEIEKTGGSVETTSLDVSDTDAFHALIHDVAKRHGRLDMLVNNAASTHYAPIKHLTLENWRQDFAVNADAAFIGTKAAMEVMVPQKSGSIVNVSSSCGVRAAKNMASYSASKAALTHFTACAAMECARHNVRVNAIVPGQVQTAANEEFAKKVPETAAKTTAAIPMGRGGRPEELAEAIAFMLSDAASFITGTALPVDGGKVAELYLPS from the coding sequence ATGAGCAAACAGTTCGAGGGTAAAGTCGCAATTGTAACGGGTGGAAGCGACGGTATCGGTAAAGCCACAGCTCAACTCCTAGCCGACCGTGGCGCTCATGTCGTGATTTGCGCCAGGCGTGCCGAGAAATTAGAGGCAACCAAAGCTGAAATTGAGAAAACAGGCGGATCTGTTGAAACGACCAGCCTTGATGTCTCCGACACTGATGCCTTTCACGCCCTTATCCACGATGTAGCAAAACGTCATGGCCGCTTGGATATGCTGGTCAACAATGCCGCGTCAACGCACTATGCGCCCATCAAACATCTAACATTAGAAAACTGGCGACAAGATTTTGCAGTCAATGCTGACGCGGCTTTCATTGGCACAAAGGCAGCAATGGAAGTCATGGTGCCGCAAAAAAGCGGTTCAATTGTCAATGTCTCATCCTCCTGCGGTGTTCGTGCCGCGAAAAATATGGCGAGCTATTCTGCCTCCAAAGCCGCCCTCACCCACTTTACGGCATGCGCAGCCATGGAATGTGCGCGACACAACGTACGCGTAAATGCAATCGTACCAGGTCAGGTTCAAACGGCAGCCAATGAAGAGTTCGCGAAAAAGGTGCCCGAGACAGCCGCTAAGACAACGGCCGCAATTCCGATGGGACGCGGCGGACGGCCGGAAGAACTGGCGGAAGCCATCGCCTTTATGCTCTCAGATGCAGCAAGCTTCATAACAGGAACCGCCCTACCCGTTGACGGCGGTAAAGTCGCTGAACTTTATCTACCGTCCTAA
- a CDS encoding Rieske 2Fe-2S domain-containing protein — protein MNANADIKSTDARTAPVAVWSVLEKMTTEERAAWRVAEVENRRPVVERNLDVGFAFGWYAMMKSDELAVGEVKPLRYFGQELAIWRGEDGEARMLGAYCKHLGAHMGHGGKVHGNMLECPFHAWRYDGEEGLVKEIPYSPSIPPRVAKKCKQVWPVKEANQIIWAWYHPNGDAPMYDVVEVAECSDPNWTEYKETTWAIWNSLQNIGENGVDFAHFQYIHGVANMPDAELEWGEFTRKAIVRAKMGTPKGMVEGVITSHSSGPGQSWVRFEGICETLLIACLTPVDEDHVHVRYFFTQPNEEKDSRVAAAIIADVVKQMDQDKVVWDRMRNLPKPIICEGDGPIAKYRMFYRKYYANDDGKPRNLAKS, from the coding sequence ATGAACGCGAATGCCGATATTAAAAGTACTGATGCGCGCACTGCACCTGTAGCTGTTTGGAGCGTGCTTGAGAAAATGACCACTGAAGAGCGCGCAGCATGGCGTGTGGCTGAGGTCGAAAATCGTCGACCCGTTGTAGAACGTAATTTGGATGTTGGCTTTGCCTTTGGTTGGTATGCTATGATGAAGTCTGATGAACTGGCCGTAGGGGAGGTTAAACCCCTGCGTTACTTCGGACAAGAGCTTGCCATATGGCGCGGGGAAGACGGCGAAGCTCGCATGCTCGGAGCTTATTGTAAGCATTTAGGCGCCCACATGGGGCACGGCGGCAAAGTTCACGGCAATATGCTTGAGTGTCCTTTTCATGCGTGGCGCTATGACGGTGAAGAGGGGCTGGTCAAAGAAATCCCGTACTCACCATCAATCCCGCCGCGTGTTGCGAAGAAATGCAAACAAGTCTGGCCCGTAAAAGAAGCTAACCAAATTATTTGGGCGTGGTATCACCCTAATGGTGATGCGCCGATGTATGATGTCGTTGAGGTCGCAGAGTGCTCAGACCCAAATTGGACAGAATATAAAGAGACGACCTGGGCAATTTGGAATAGCCTTCAAAATATTGGTGAAAATGGTGTTGATTTTGCGCATTTCCAATACATTCATGGCGTAGCAAACATGCCTGATGCTGAACTCGAGTGGGGTGAATTTACGCGCAAAGCGATTGTTCGGGCCAAAATGGGGACACCCAAAGGGATGGTTGAGGGCGTTATTACTTCCCATTCCAGCGGTCCTGGTCAATCATGGGTTCGATTTGAAGGGATTTGCGAGACTTTGCTGATAGCATGCTTGACACCTGTTGATGAGGACCACGTCCACGTCCGTTATTTCTTCACGCAACCGAATGAGGAAAAAGACTCGCGTGTCGCCGCTGCAATCATCGCAGATGTTGTGAAGCAAATGGACCAAGATAAAGTGGTTTGGGATCGTATGCGGAATTTGCCTAAGCCTATTATTTGCGAAGGCGATGGACCGATCGCGAAATACCGTATGTTCTATAGAAAATATTACGCCAATGACGATGGCAAACCCCGTAATCTCGCAAAGTCTTAA
- a CDS encoding SDR family NAD(P)-dependent oxidoreductase, with the protein MRGLKGKVGVIAGGARGIGAATAERLCAEGAKVIIGDIMGDMAVETAKAIEKSGGIVIGTYLDGTDAQSQKDIVARAVKEFGGLDFFHSNLAGGTVGDDDALGITEEVFDKSVAINTKSHLLASQAAIPAMLKRGGGAMIYTSSGAASAGAPVQPAYAMTKTAIHALARHVAAKWGPSGIRANVICPGLIMTEAVAIYLDEERLAGIQAETPSHRLGQPKDIAAAVAFLASDDGEFVNGQAWHVNGGKQMRE; encoded by the coding sequence ATGCGCGGACTTAAGGGTAAGGTTGGTGTCATCGCGGGTGGAGCTCGCGGTATTGGCGCGGCTACGGCGGAGCGTTTGTGTGCCGAAGGAGCCAAAGTTATTATTGGCGATATCATGGGCGATATGGCTGTTGAGACGGCTAAGGCAATCGAAAAATCTGGTGGAATTGTTATCGGCACTTATCTGGACGGTACAGACGCGCAGTCGCAAAAGGATATTGTCGCGCGTGCTGTCAAAGAATTTGGGGGATTAGATTTCTTCCACTCAAATTTGGCGGGCGGCACTGTTGGCGATGACGACGCCCTAGGGATTACCGAAGAGGTGTTCGATAAGTCTGTTGCTATCAATACAAAAAGCCATTTGCTCGCTTCTCAAGCGGCCATTCCCGCTATGCTGAAGCGCGGCGGAGGCGCCATGATATATACAAGTTCCGGCGCGGCATCAGCGGGCGCGCCCGTTCAGCCTGCTTATGCTATGACGAAAACAGCAATTCATGCGCTTGCGCGCCATGTTGCGGCAAAATGGGGCCCAAGTGGAATTCGTGCCAATGTCATTTGCCCGGGACTTATAATGACGGAGGCGGTGGCAATATATCTTGATGAAGAACGCCTCGCGGGCATTCAAGCAGAAACGCCATCCCATCGTTTAGGGCAACCGAAAGATATTGCCGCAGCAGTCGCATTTCTTGCCTCAGACGATGGTGAATTTGTTAACGGTCAAGCTTGGCACGTAAACGGCGGAAAGCAGATGCGTGAGTAA
- a CDS encoding acyl-CoA dehydrogenase family protein — protein MQFSFTEEQAQIRESVETACAALCDRDALFQTIEGDGGFHSKGWQTLCTEMGLGLTAIPEDRDGLGLGTIELASVMEKMGRTLLPTPFFTSIVLSATALINGERDDIFDKALAEISTGEKIASFTFLNSDGTNSAEANSVHYAHSTGISGKVSFAEYGHIADYFVILANHDDGAPCLVVIDAKAKGVTVTPRLALDMTRPVSDVSLTNVSILGEKPLCTSSELIENIFNLGRICLASEQLGASEAILEKTQKFVLERQQFGRQIGSFQAIKHRLADMMVLNEAAKSAAWYAACSADESPEELPIAAATAMVVTTRALKRNAKNMIQLHGGMGFTWECDAHLFLKRAEYSSRILGSETVHRETLAAFALGESELGDAS, from the coding sequence ATGCAATTTTCATTCACGGAAGAGCAAGCTCAAATCCGAGAAAGCGTTGAAACGGCCTGCGCAGCTCTCTGTGATCGCGACGCTTTATTCCAAACGATAGAAGGTGATGGCGGGTTCCATTCCAAAGGTTGGCAAACACTCTGCACTGAAATGGGCCTGGGTTTAACGGCGATACCAGAAGACCGTGATGGTCTAGGGCTTGGCACCATTGAACTTGCGTCTGTTATGGAAAAGATGGGGAGAACATTGCTACCAACGCCCTTCTTCACCTCTATCGTGCTTTCGGCAACAGCCCTCATTAATGGGGAACGAGATGACATCTTTGATAAGGCGCTTGCGGAAATTAGCACTGGCGAAAAGATTGCAAGCTTCACATTTTTGAACTCAGACGGCACAAATAGTGCGGAGGCAAATAGCGTTCACTATGCACATTCGACAGGCATCAGCGGAAAAGTCAGCTTTGCTGAATATGGGCACATTGCGGACTACTTTGTCATATTAGCCAATCATGATGATGGTGCTCCCTGCTTAGTTGTGATTGACGCAAAAGCTAAGGGCGTCACAGTCACACCTCGCCTCGCCCTTGATATGACACGTCCCGTAAGCGATGTGTCGCTAACTAATGTTTCGATATTAGGTGAAAAACCACTATGCACATCGTCTGAACTTATCGAGAATATCTTTAACCTCGGACGCATTTGCCTGGCGTCCGAGCAACTTGGCGCGTCGGAAGCCATATTGGAAAAAACACAGAAATTCGTCTTGGAACGTCAGCAATTTGGACGTCAAATCGGTAGTTTCCAAGCGATCAAGCACCGGCTTGCTGACATGATGGTGCTAAATGAAGCCGCCAAATCCGCCGCGTGGTATGCAGCTTGTTCGGCTGATGAATCGCCCGAAGAACTGCCTATTGCCGCGGCCACGGCCATGGTCGTCACAACTCGTGCATTGAAGCGTAACGCCAAAAACATGATTCAACTTCACGGCGGTATGGGCTTCACTTGGGAATGCGACGCGCATCTTTTCTTGAAGCGCGCAGAATACTCAAGCCGAATTCTGGGTTCTGAAACTGTCCACCGCGAGACCTTAGCGGCCTTTGCTCTCGGCGAAAGCGAATTGGGAGATGCATCATGA